From one Physeter macrocephalus isolate SW-GA chromosome 18, ASM283717v5, whole genome shotgun sequence genomic stretch:
- the VIPR1 gene encoding vasoactive intestinal polypeptide receptor 1: MQMIEGQHNQCLKEAQLENETTGCSKMWDNLTCWPATPRGQVVVLACPLIFKLFSPIQGRNVSRSCTDEGWMPLEPGPYPVACGLDDNASSLDEQQQTMFYSSVKTGYTVGYSLSLATLLVATAILSLFRKLHCTRNYIHMHLFISFILRATAVFIKDLALFDSGESDHCSKGSVGCKAAVVLFQYCVMANFFWLLVEGLYLHTLLAVSFFSERKYFWGYIFIGWGVPSTFTMVWTIIRIHFEDYGCWDTIISSLWWIIKAPILASILVNFILFIRIIRILVHKLRAPDVGKSDSSPYSRLAKSTLLLIPLFGVHYIMFAFFPDNFKAEVKMVFELVVGSFQGFVVAILYCFLNGEVQAELRRKWRRWHLQGVLRWDPKYQHPSAGSSGATCSTQVSMLTRVSPGARRSSSFQAEVSLV; this comes from the exons GCTGCAGCAAGATGTGGGACAACCTCACCTGCTGGCCAGCCACCCCTCGGGGCCAGGTGGTCGTCTTGGCCTGCCCTCTCATCTTTAAACTCTTCTCCCCCATTCAAG gCCGCAACGTGAGCCGCAGCTGCACCGACGAGGGCTGGATGCCCCTGGAGCCTGGTCCCTACCCCGTTGCCTGTGGCTTGGATGACAACGCATCGAGTTTGGACGAG CAGCAGCAGACAATGTTCTACAGTTCTGTGAAGACTGGCTACACCGTCGGCTACAGCCTGTCCCTCGCCACTCTCCTGGTCGCCACTGCCATCCTGAGCCTGTTCAG GAAGCTCCACTGCACACGGAACTACATCCACATGCATCTCTTCATATCCTTCATCCTGAGGGCCACCGCTGTCTTCATCAAAGACTTGGCCCTCTTCGACAGCGGGGAGTCGGACCACTGCTCCAAGGGCTCG GTGGGCTGTAAGGCAGCCGTGGTGTTATTCCAGTACTGTGTCATGGCCAACTTCTTCTGGCTGCTGGTGGAGGGCCTCTACCTGCACACCCTGCTCGCTGTCTCCTTCTTCTCCGAGAGGAAGTACTTCTGGGGGTACATATTCATCGGCTGGG GGGTGCCCAGCACATTCACCATGGTGTGGACCATCATCAGGATCCATTTTGAGGATTACGG ATGCTGGGATACCATCATCTCCTCACTGTGGTGGATCATAAAGGCCCCCATCCTCGCCTCCATCTTG GTGAACTTCATCCTCTTTATTCGCATCATCAGAATCCTGGTTCACAAACTGCGGGCCCCAGATGTCGGGAAGAGTGACAGCAGCCCATACTC gaggCTGGCCAAGTCCACCCTTCTGCTGATTCCCCTGTTTGGAGTGCACTACATCATGTTTGCCTTCTTCCCCGACAACTTTAAGGCTGAAGTGAAAATGGTCTTTGAGCTCGTCGTGGGGTCTTTCCAG ggtTTTGTGGTGGCCATCCTCTACTGCTTCCTCAATGGCGAG gTGCAGGCAGAGCTGCGGCGGAAGTGGCGGCGCTGGCATCTGCAGGGCGTCTTGAGATGGGACCCCAAATACCAGCACCCGTCAGCAGGCAGCAGCGGGGCCACGTGCAGCACGCAGGTCTCCATGCTGACCCGCGTCAGCCCCGGCGCGCGCCGCTCCTCCAGCTTCCAGGCCGAAGTCTCCCTGGTCTGA